The window TAGGCAAGACATGGATGAATTCAGAAGAGATCATTTAATGGATTTTCTTAGAAAATTTTGAAACTGCTCTCATTTTGCTTATGTGACAGATTTATATTCAGAAGTTGTCTGATTTTAGCAGTCAGATCTTGATCATTCTAAATAGTATCTTATGCTATACTTGTACTCTAAATCCCTGGAGAAGATTTGAAGAGATTCTTCCAGATTTTCATACTGGCAGACTGTACTTCTAGAATGTTATTCGTGTTTGTACCCTGAAATTTTGATTATTTCCCTTACAGGTTTTCATACTATTGGACTGTACTCCTAGAAGGCTAGAATGTTATTCATGTTTGTACCCTGAAATTTTTTCTTAATGTTATATAGCTagaatatttttacaaattttgattattttctcAAAGTTCACAAAGGAACGATCTAGGCTTATTTGTTGTGCACGCAAATGACTGAGATTGCAAGTGTGCTAGGAGCCTAGGACATTGTAATGGTGGAATGGACATAGGCAACAGGTAGATGGCATCTACTTGTATTAACCTGATCACAATTATGCTAAAAATGGTGTCAATTAGTTGAAGGTCAGATAAGGAAGAATGAGAATTAGTAGAAATGGGGCCATGGTtcccaaatattttataaaacaaTTAGTAGTAATATTGTATATGATATTCTTTGTCCAAAATTAGttagttatttttgtttttctaactTAACTATTTCGAATCTATCCACATCATGTTgtactttatttttgaaaaaaaacgatatttaaatatttacaaaatataataattcaaaattttttaataaaaatatggtaataataaatttaaaagtaataataaatgGTGTATCACGGCCGTGGGCATGCACAGGTTAATGACCCAAGCCAGGACTAGTTTGGCATAAACCAAACAATGTTCAATGGGTTTTGATCACATTAACCAGTTTAATTGCTTATTCGATTTTATAATGGAACAAAACAAGTCATCAGGATGGTTCACTAGCTTCTAGTCGAATTGTTGATCCAGTCTAGTTCTGAAAACTATGGAGATAATAGTAATCTTAAATCAATTAGAATCCACAAATGCACTTAAATTTGGACATACATTTACCTGAAAGAAACCTTTAGAAGTTGATAAAATCTTCAATGTTTCTtcattatcaaatctcaaacatacATCAATAGATTTATTAGATCCAAGTATAAAATACCACAACGTACAAACAATGAATCACACAAATACATATAACATTTATTGTTTATGAAGTCATATGCTCACTAGTGTTTCCTATTTAACACCAACGTTCTGAGAACCAAATCTGATGAACTGATTCAAATAGAGTTAAACGGAATGtaatagaataatatatttttgtataaaaaatatttttaaacttgtAACTTTATTGTGATTGGTTGTCAGAACCTTGCTTAACACTGTACCATGTTTGGATAAAAGTGAGAACAAGAGCAATAATACCAGCTAACAAGGCAATGATAGCCACTGGAGTGCTAAAATGGTTATTCCAAATTTCAGTCATCCACCTCAACCATTTGTTTTTGTAATGGCTCTCAATGTCTTTACTAACATGAGAATAACTCTCAATGCTTATCAAGTCTTGGCTTAAGGCATTAAAGAGCGTCGAGACTTCCTCATCGCTACCAAGTGCGTTACGCATAATCCCAGCAGATCTCAGTTTCTTGACATCCTCAGGTTGATCGATAAGTGAGTCAAGGAAGGCCACAAAGGAACTAATCCCATAATCATTTTGAAAATCAGGACACATCTCATAAGCTACCAAGTTAAGGAAAGTAGGCGCTGTTGTGTCATCTACGGTGATCTCAGGAAGCTCTAGGATGCCACCAACAGAAAATATTCCTCCAGAAGAGAATTTGATATATTTCGGATTTCGAGAATCGAGTTTCTTCAAATGAATCCCTGTTGCTGTTAGCTCCTGGATGTTTCTGTGTGTGATGATGCCGTGATCAACACTACTAGCATcggatttggattttttttcctgGCAACCATCATCCTCCACGATGGTTTTGCGAAGATAATCAAGCAGATGCACAGGTGCTGTTATTACCACTTTGGTGCTCTCTTCTTGTTGCAATTTGACGCTGTTTGGTTTTGGACAAGGACTTTCTTTCCTATAgtaattgaaacaaaaaaaaaaaaggtcatgCTTATCACATTAACTCAATTtaacattatttaatttgatatctATCAtgacttcttttttctttgtccTTTTCAAAAGGTTTAGGTGTACAATGTATTCCCAATATCTCTTATATGATTCAGGTATGCGCGATATGCACTGTTGAACAAAAAAGTATCTCATAACATTTAAAAGAAATATTGCTAACTttcaatttgattaaattttatctTGAGGTTTAAAATAAGTTCAGTTTTATCGCTAAAGTTAAGTTTTTTAGAGTAATATATTTTCTTCTCTAACCCCAACCCCAATTGTCATGACAAATATCATCATCATCTACCTGTACCATCACACCTATACCTATACCTTCTCCTGTACCGTTTGCCGCCACTACTACTAACAACAGCAAtaccaataacaataataaaaatagaatcatAATCAACTATAGCTAAATACCAAAGGATTGGAAGTAGGCGAGTGATAGTAGTGAATAAAGGAGAATGTGGTGGTAATGGTGGTGACAATAATAGTGAATAAAAGAGGATGtagtggtgatggtggtggtgaaaAAAAGATGAGATAATGTTATATTGATGCTGCTGCTAATGATGATGTAATCAAGAgagaaattggaaaaataaatttgattaactATATTGCCTGTTAAGAAAAAATCCACAGCACGGTGAAATTTCTTTAGGTAACAAGGTTTGTGATCTCATtcctttaggtagcgtttgttttgaggtattgagacagagactgagagattgAGATTCAGTATCatatttgttggttcagagactggtgctaaaatttttgtttctattttcaaaatttcagtactttcaaaaagtagggacacaaaaattaaaatttttaaagataaagactgaaactttaataacattttatatctaaaatactctcatttcaattaattaattctaattttaccttttatacaaattaaattaaaattttattcctgttttaatttctgtctcaTATTTTACACCAAAtaaaatactgagatttattttaatttctatcttttaatttctgttttttaattttagtcttttcATCTCTATCTTTCCACCAAACATTATCTTAGAGTTAAAATATGTCTTGACATTTGGCAAATTAAATTAGGTGCTGAAATTCACATTTCAAATACTATCTTCTCCCTACAAAAAACACTTATGTTTGACCATATCTCTTACTTTGAATAACTAAAATGATTTCCAGTAAAAAATTGTATGATTAAGACTTCTATCCCCCTTCTCTCTTCCTTCAACCAACCGCCtccctccaaaaaaaaaaacacacacacatgtaCTTGACATGTGGTTGTAAGTTGTAACGGAACTAACATGATTGCAGCCAACAATAATCCCAAGCAATTTatttaggaaaagtctagggtgagtaattttgttaaattttgattagtatgtaactaataaagaaaagtaagtcattggataaaatctcacatCAATTTCATACCATTAAAACTATCATTAATGACTATTTGATaattataaatcacaaaaattattaGTCCTAGTATTTAAACATATAAAAAGCttctgtaaaaaaaaaacatataaaaagctcacttattcacattttttttaaaattactctttcacctcctttaattttctttctcctttctttcaGCATCACAATTTCACACACTAATACTAACTTAAACTATCGCTGACCACCTTTTTGTAATTGCCGATTGCTGTCGCCAAAAATCTATCGTCAGtcattctaaatcctaaattttaaattttaaatgatatattctaaattttaaactctaaattttaaatcttaaatcacatattctaaattctaaattttaactctaaattttaaattctaaattttaaatctaaaatcctaaaatttaaattatatcccTAAATTGGTTatattttgtttccaattcaagaaCTTACTTGAGTTTTATTATAtgcctttattatttttattttggagtATTTTAATAAACAATTATTAACTACTTTATTAGTTGAAAAGTGTTTGCTCGTAATACTTATTCTTACTAAAATATCTCTTACTTGGAACTCAAACAAACGTACAGATCTTTTGACTGGAAATAGATGACAACAATTTCGCTTACTGTATGTATGCCTCTATTAGCATCATAATTCTCAGTCATGATTAAACCCTCTATTATTTACCAATtataaagagttttttttttagttagaaaAATTGTTTTCaggaattatatttttttagtaatactgtatttaaaaaatagaaaaatatagaataccaatatattatctgccaatttattatcaacaataattaattattatattttaaatatatatataaggagaCACATTaagaaaatacatataaaaagatACTTCCATTAAATACAgccataaaaaagatatttttattagacaataCTTTCATTAAATACAGTCATAAACAAGAGTTGGTAGAAGTTGACAGAAatactgttggtaacgtagcgaaaTTGTTGGAAAATATTCGATTGTAATAAAattgtttatttaatattaaaaaattcttaGAACtaatattagttatttaatttttaattaaaaaatcattGCTTAAAGGCATATTtggtatttttatataaaagttttTATGCTCAATCTTGGTATGAATAAAATCTCACTTTAAATTGTAAAAATTTGAATCCTAGGAACAATATATAATTGATGCACGTGATAACTTTTTGAAATCTTGAAACAAATGTGTGAGTATATTATATCAAGTAATATTTTCTCTGACGAATTCTCTAAATACATACTTTTAAACAAACACCTCCccgagtcaccaaaaaaaaaaacaaacaaacaaacacctCCCCGAAGATTAGTGTGGTGTACATAAAATTAATAATGTGAGATTCATCAAAACATATGTTTCTGTAAATGCTTTTTGGTAGGTTTCTCTCATATCGTCTCACACATTTAATCTCATCTATATTTGTTAAAAAACAACATGCTACAGtggataaaaaaaatcaataaccgATATATAGATACGTATTAAAATGTGTCAagatcatatatttatttataatcaaattttataagtaatataatcaaacttttcatatttataattatacttcATAAATAATAAAGACAAACTATATTTATATtcacaatcaaaacatgaataaaaatataaaaaatatagtggTAGTTGACTTTTTATACTCATATTcatgaaaattttaattatagtGAGTGAGAGATCCAGAAAATTTTAGAAGTGGGGTAAAATAATAtagcaaaataataaaaaatattaatattaatatatttagatatttaaattttgaagtaTATTAGCTAATCAaatttctaataaataaatataattaatacatCTAAAAGTatagtaatttaatttaatttatttttttttcatttcactaTTTCAGTAATATTGCATGAGCtacatttattattaatatttgtgCTTAGTCAAGCATTTAATATCTgtcaaattatatttatattgattattttttatatgatacaaaaaaaattataactcaataactaaaaaatttgtaagaaatataactcgaataaactaaattaaaattttgactattttttattttggtgtctgaattttttctaaaattatgcaagaaagacaagaaatttgtgaaaaaaataaaaattcaaatcaaacaaCCACAATTATCTTTATATGTAGGtatagttaaaataatatattttttctattaaataaatattaaataattttttgatatttaattgaaaagttgacattttataatattatagtaAACGTTTTTTTTAACGAAAACaatattatatgtatgtataaacaaaattaaattaaacaaaacaataaaaaataaataaatgatatatattataaaaaagtattaaatactaataatctcgtttatatttaaaaagttaaactTAACTTTagtcaattaaataattaaatttttattagttattattaatatttgttttcaatttgtataatataataatttttattattgtattaatatctaataatataaatatttcttacatataattttttttgaagtgTAGGggcaaataaattattataatgggGCAATTctctacacatatatatataattgttattagTTTTGTAAAAGTTCAATGGGACAATTATCCCCACAGTGCCACACATAGATCCGTCCCTGTCCCTGATTAtactgttataaaaaaaattgattattatgttataaaaagttatattattctattataaaaaaatcaattaatgcTTTATCATTTATTAGAATAATACGTAAAATAACACATAcaaatatatacaaatacataataattgatttaatagtTAGTGTTTATAcagtatttttgttaaaaaaaagtattttttaggaaaaaaacTAAAATTCATTCTCTctgaacatgcatgcaaatagtAGTTATGACAACCACCatattaaatttactaatttagaagttataataaagaGATAAACAGTCAAATTAGTTTCTAAATTTATATGTGATACTAATAATCAAATGGTTCTTCAATTAATGAATTCGTCAAGTTAGTTTATCAGTGTTAAATAATCTCTTAAGTTATAATTAGTCCTTCTATCAATTGATTGGTCATACAGTGTTAGTGAAAAATTTTCACAAAGTGACAAAACCTTAAGTACAACGCATATGCCATATTAGGCAAGCTGTCATGAACTCATGATACATAAAGTGTTTCAATCAATTTGGTTCCTCCTTTGAGAACTGATTTAATTCTAAAATGAAAACTAGAAGGactaatttaattatgataaCTGATAATAAGTATTTAACAAccgatttttcttttcatttttttactattaacatGTCTTGTTAATTTTTCCCCTTCAATACCTCATTTTTTAAAGAGACacacatattttttaataataataataataataataataataataataataataataataataataataataataataataaatcatttCAATGAGCTAGTAATGATGATTTTCAAACAACCATGCTACAtagacaagaaaaaaaaacatcataTATTTAGATTCAAATTTTGTGAGCAATatataattgaatttgattttaatgcttttcatcaaatttcatgaaTAATTATGGTGactttttttgtataaaaaaaaaaaaagagatgattctattatacaaaatttaattattttaatagttgattatttaacttaaaaatatatgaaataacACGTATTAATATTCTAAGATACCTGCGATATTCATGAATAACGGTAAAAATCcaatctaataatttaaaaagcaTACCAAAAGTATGAGTCTCTTAATTGGGTACCTTGGAGGACATGGCTTTGGCCATAAATGATGAGTGCAAAGAAACTTTTCCATGCTCTTCACTAAGTGATCGTCGACATTGGAATTGACGTTGGCATTGGGATCGCAACACAAGAGCCTCAGCAGCTGAAATGGAAGCTGGTTCTCCAGCAACAGCACATCCTGCTGAACAAGAATCAACTGATCTATTTTAATCTTCAAGTCGCAGTAATTAAAATCATCACCTAAGTTTCCATTTTCCAGGACTTGAAGCAGAGCACATCCGTCCACAAACAGCATCCAAGAAAGTTTCTGGTCAAGGTCTTTGAAGCCTTCAACCTCACAATTTGTGAATTCTTGTTTTGCAAACAAGTCCTTGTCGAATAGGTCCTGTAGTTCCTTGATATTGCTAAGAACTCTTTTGTGCAGGTCCCTTGCGGTTTGGCCTCTGGTTCTAACATACATCACTGACCACATAAGCTTGTACTCTTCTCCTAGCTTCAGATTTTGGTCTCCATGATGGATGGGACCAAATGAAACCAATTTGGGCGAGTAATGCTTGGCGAAATCTACTCGGTTTCGGAGATAATGTGGTACCTTACGAATCTtggggagtggagcttgcaactCATGAATTTCTTCACATCTTGTTTGGGTAGATCTTTCTGATGATTCTTGTAGAAGAAGTAATCTTTGGTTTTCTTCTTCAAATTGCTTAAACTTTTGTTCCATCATCACCCGTGATGATGAGCTAACTATTAATAGTGTTGGGAGAGTTTAATTAGTTTAACTTCGGTGTTgtggatgattttttttttctttggttgcACTTCATaggatatttttttgtttatatatacttGAGATAAGGAATATTATAATCATTCTTTGCTAATGGTTCAAGTTTGGAATTTGAATGTACTACTACATTGTACAGGCACCCAATTAGGTTGAAACTAAGCACGCAATAGATACTTGGAAAATAGTCTAATAATTTATTAGGTGATGATTGatattgtttatatttattttaaaaatgttaattaCGTATTATTTTTTCCTTTAGACTTTATAAACTGTAATAATGGCTCAGTAATGCACTTAGTTGCAAGTTGCAACCTTAACTTTATGagcttatcttttttattataataaaaaaaaatttgattgtaaACTGCAAAAAATTCTCTTTTCTACTATTAAAATTACCCTCGGATATTTAAGATAAtccaattataaattatattaccATCTTGTTTATTATCGAATTCAATACGACACAAAAattctcataaaaaatatattaccaTCAAATTTTCTGACGCTAATATCTCACCTAGTATCATCAAATTCTTTCGACAATAAATTCGATAATAACCATGACTCttattaaaagatattagatAATTACTATCAAATACATTCCACTATAAATCCGAAGATAAacagttttaattattttaattaaataaattaaacatccATTATCCTATTACTAGAATTGGCCTTAAACAACCATTaatcataacaaaaaataaatgctatttttattcaaataataaactaaaatatcaGTAATACAAATAAAACGtgcaatatttataaaatatcaaactataaaaaatagaatactaaaagaacgaaaataaaaatcttaagggTCTCCATAATCATCTGCATCGTCCTCCTAGTCGTCCCTCTTCTCTTGCGTCGGTGGTATCGGTGCAGACGACGTTGTGCCTCCCTTCACCGAAGGCAAAAGAAAGACAATAAAGGTAAAGGAAGGAAGATAGAGAGTATTAAGATACAgaagaaagatttg is drawn from Arachis hypogaea cultivar Tifrunner chromosome 12, arahy.Tifrunner.gnm2.J5K5, whole genome shotgun sequence and contains these coding sequences:
- the LOC112727594 gene encoding UPF0481 protein At3g47200-like, producing MMEQKFKQFEEENQRLLLLQESSERSTQTRCEEIHELQAPLPKIRKVPHYLRNRVDFAKHYSPKLVSFGPIHHGDQNLKLGEEYKLMWSVMYVRTRGQTARDLHKRVLSNIKELQDLFDKDLFAKQEFTNCEVEGFKDLDQKLSWMLFVDGCALLQVLENGNLGDDFNYCDLKIKIDQLILVQQDVLLLENQLPFQLLRLLCCDPNANVNSNVDDHLVKSMEKFLCTHHLWPKPCPPRKESPCPKPNSVKLQQEESTKVVITAPVHLLDYLRKTIVEDDGCQEKKSKSDASSVDHGIITHRNIQELTATGIHLKKLDSRNPKYIKFSSGGIFSVGGILELPEITVDDTTAPTFLNLVAYEMCPDFQNDYGISSFVAFLDSLIDQPEDVKKLRSAGIMRNALGSDEEVSTLFNALSQDLISIESYSHVSKDIESHYKNKWLRWMTEIWNNHFSTPVAIIALLAGIIALVLTFIQTWYSVKQGSDNQSQ